One Setaria italica strain Yugu1 chromosome I, Setaria_italica_v2.0, whole genome shotgun sequence DNA window includes the following coding sequences:
- the LOC106804221 gene encoding glutenin, high molecular weight subunit PW212-like: MKRKFNSQSSSGSNTRPRFAPQQGTPFRAGGPSGNFGQQSFPRPAQQSFQRPSPQFQRPGMQTPRPGFTQNRQMTPTGTPARPNAPVGPTCFKCGEVGHYASSCPKRGGPATPVQNSSAPRQNQMQQPRNGNQTPQGNQGQQSFVRGKVNHMEAETAKEAPDVVLVCQEDSSAHRS; this comes from the exons atgaagaggaaattcaATTCCCAGTCGTCTTCAGGAAGCAACACccgccctcgctttgctccacagcaagggacGCCGTTCCGCGCAGGGGGCCCGAGTGGGAATTTTGGGCAGCAGTCATTCCCGCGCCCTGctcagcagtcattccagcgccccagCCCTCAGTTCCAGCGTCCAGGGATGCAGACTCCGCGCCCCGGCTTTACGCAGAACCGCCAGATGACCCCTACTGGCACTCCAGCAAGGCCCAATGCTCCAGTGGGTCCtacttgcttcaagtgtggcGAGGTTGGTCATTATGCCAGCTCTTGTCCTAAGAGAGGTGGACCAGCTACCCCCGTGCAGAACAGCAGTGCTCCTCGGCAGAATCAGATGCAGCAACCGAGGAACGGGAACCAGACCCCACAAGGCAATCAGGGGCAGCAAAGCTTTGTTCGTGGCAAGGTGAACCACATGGAAGCCGAGACTGCTAAAGAGGCTCCAGATGTAGTGCTCG TGTGCCAAGAGGACAGTTCTGCTCACAGGTCCTGA